A single region of the Pararge aegeria chromosome 20, ilParAegt1.1, whole genome shotgun sequence genome encodes:
- the LOC120632509 gene encoding protein ALP1-like produces MDSDEEALLLLLLLRRRRRRRRQKRKFWVHPILQLREQRGQFHHLFMELRSDEEKFFNYFRMSKSSFDELYNILKSHIKREDTIMRRSIEPEERLAVTLRYLATGCTFMDLQYSFRIASTTIGKIVRDVCRNIWIHMKDMCMEQLTKDKWKDIINGFKKNAQFPNCLGAVDGKHIRIIQPAQSGSSYYNYKNYFSIILLAVCDSNHMFTFVDIGSYGRHADSTIFEESCLYKMLQEKKLNIPPPSAISQNGPLLPNVFIGDEAFSLQENLMRPYGGKNLPEKKKIFNYRLSRARRYIECTFGILANKWRIFHRPLNVNVDFAVDIVKSSCVLHNYVKQRDGNKFEDTFEGLPYSIIHSTQQVRPGGPMLTTIREEFANYFVSEEGKLDWQWNMI; encoded by the exons ATGGATTCTGACGAGGAAGCACTGCTTTTGCTGCTCCTGCTCAGGCGGAGACGACGGCGGCGACgtcaaaagagaaaattttGGGTTCATCCAATTTTGCAATTAAGAGAACAACGTGGACAATTCCATCATTTGTTTATGGAACTTAGAAGTGATGAAGAAAAATTTTTCAACTATTTTAGAATGTCAAAGTCTTCGTTTGATgaattgtataatatactaaagtctcACATTAAACGGGAAGACACAATTATGAGGAGAAGTATCGAACCTGAAGAAAGACTAGCAGTAACATTgag gtaTTTGGCAACTGGATGTACATTTATGGATTTGCAATATAGTTTTAGAATAGCATCAACAACAATAGGTAAGATAGTGAGGGATGTTTGCAGAAATATATGGATACATATGAAGGATATGTGTATGGAACAACTAACTAAAGATAAATGGAAAGACATAATAAATGGTTTCAAAAAAAATGCTCAGTTTCCGAACTGCCTCGGTGCCGTTGATGGCaaacatattagaataataCAACCCGCGCAAAGTGGATCgtcatattataactataaaaattatttttcgataATACTTCTAGCAGTATGTGATAGTAATCATATGTTCACTTTCGTGGATATAGGCTCATATGGAAGGCACGCTGACTCGACTATTTTCGAAGAGAGTTgtctatataaaatgttacaagaaaaaaagttaaatatacctCCACCTTCTGCAATATCACAAAATGGACCGTTATTACCGAATGTGTTTATTGGGGATGAAGCGTTTAGCTTGCAGGAAAATTTAATGCGTCCATATGGTGGCAAGAATTtaccagagaaaaaaaaaatttttaactatCGGTTATCACGTGCGAGGCGATATATTGAATGCACGTTTGGCATATTAGCTAATAAATGGCGGATCTTTCATAGACCACTCAACGTCAACGTTGATTTCGCAGTGGATATAGTAAAATCATCGTGTGTTCTTCACAACTACGTAAAACAACGAGATGGAAATAAATTTGAGGATACGTTTGAGGGTCTTCCTTATTCTATAATACATTCAACCCAGCAAGTTCGTCCAGGTGGACCTATGTTAACAACAATCCGTGAAGAATTTGCTAATTACTTTGTGAGCGAAGAAGGCAAACTAGATTGGCAATGGAATATGATATAA
- the LOC120632510 gene encoding uncharacterized protein LOC120632510 has translation MEGVCDSDALISAIKTQELIWNYKLKEHSDKIKKNNAWAIICAQVIENFDEKPVEEKNQIAMLIQKKWKTLRDGYTRYAKKIKPKSGSAALNIRPYAYYQQMSFLKAIIEDRPDKTNSLQESEHTEITSGETENGQNKIPRERNKRKLTTKITDENVLIEKLSKRLDEKTQNSRIDNEDEDKLFLLSLVGEFKKINEHYKLDAKTEILNVVKYFKGMTNHTYPSSYGDRGYSSFNDYRGPWGYNTGPSTSTSVPGPSRSATGPSTSMADDQNSQFEDLSSCSVMSDDVISNIFNE, from the exons ATGGAGGGCGTGTGCGATAGTGATGCCCTTATTAGCGCAATTAAAACGCAAGAACTTATTTGGAACTATAAACTTAAGGAACACAGcgacaaaataaagaagaacaatGCATGGGCAATTATTTGTGCCCAAGTAATTGAGAACTTTGATGAAAAACcagttgaagaaaaaaatcaaatcg ccatgttaatacagaaaaaatggaaaacatTAAGAGATGGATACACCAGAtatgctaaaaaaattaaaccaaagagTGGTTCAGCAGCCCTCAACATTCGGCCATATGCATATTATCAGCAGATGTCTTTTTTAAAGGCAATAATAGAAGATAGACCCGacaaaacaaatagtttacAAGAGAGTGAGCACACTGAAATTACGTCCGGAGAAACCGAAAatggtcaaaataaaatacccagagaaagaaacaaaagaaaattaactaCTAAAATCACAGATGAGAACgtcttaattgaaaaattatccaAACGTTTAGATGAAAAAACGCAGAATTCGCGcattgataatgaagatgaagataaattgtttttactatcattagttggcgaattcaaaaaaattaatgagcATTATAAATTAGATGCTAAGACCGAAATACTTAACGTAGTGAAATACTTTAAAGGGATGACAAATCACACATATCCTTCGAGTTATGGTGACAGGGGATATTCATCGTTTAATGATTATCGTGGACCATGGGGTTATAATACTGGCCCCTCTACCTCTACATCAGTGCCTGGTCCCTCTAGATCAGCAACCGGCCCCTCTACATCAATGGCTGATGACCAAAATTCTCAATTTGAAGACCTTTCATCATGTTCTGTAATGTCCGATGAtgtaatttccaatatttttaatgaataa